In bacterium, a single window of DNA contains:
- a CDS encoding carbohydrate kinase family protein produces MQKNRILDTVVTGHICIDIIPSFPKLAAKTMGQIFVPGTLVKIGKAAISTGGPVSNTGLALKKLGINVALIAKVADDFFGNATIELLKQSGMEKGIHKVKPGDEVSSYTIALAPPGFDRMFLHNPGTNNTFGYADIDFELVRQAKLFHLGYPPAMRKMYADNGKEMVKIFKKVKQLGVTTSLDMSLPDPESESGKADWNKILKNTLPYIDIFLPSVEETLFMLDKPKYLQIKKQAKGQQMLDSIPAELYSWLAEKCLEYGAKIVGLKCAHKGFYLRTSDEQTLSKIGFAKPNNLKTWANRELWEPSFHVEPIASATGSGDSAIAGFLAAYLRGKTIEVTLRYACAVGGDNLYALDALSSIRNWQETTRQIQSGWKKNKLIIKTAGWKYDNRNQLWYGPNDRTS; encoded by the coding sequence ATGCAAAAAAATCGTATTCTTGATACAGTAGTTACTGGTCATATTTGTATCGATATTATTCCTTCATTTCCGAAGTTGGCAGCGAAAACCATGGGACAGATATTCGTTCCTGGGACGCTGGTTAAAATCGGGAAAGCAGCAATTTCAACCGGCGGACCGGTATCGAATACGGGGCTCGCCTTAAAAAAGCTCGGAATAAACGTTGCGTTAATCGCAAAAGTTGCCGATGATTTTTTCGGAAATGCAACCATCGAATTATTGAAACAATCTGGAATGGAAAAAGGAATTCATAAAGTAAAACCGGGAGATGAAGTGAGTTCGTATACTATCGCGCTAGCTCCACCAGGATTCGACCGAATGTTTCTGCATAATCCGGGAACGAATAATACGTTCGGTTATGCGGATATTGATTTCGAGCTGGTTCGACAAGCGAAATTATTCCATCTGGGGTATCCACCAGCGATGCGGAAAATGTATGCAGATAATGGAAAAGAAATGGTAAAAATATTTAAGAAGGTTAAACAGCTTGGAGTAACCACTTCGTTAGATATGTCGTTACCCGACCCAGAATCTGAATCCGGAAAAGCGGATTGGAATAAAATTTTAAAAAATACTCTACCATATATAGATATTTTTCTGCCGAGCGTCGAAGAGACGCTATTTATGCTAGATAAACCGAAATACCTGCAAATTAAAAAACAGGCAAAAGGACAGCAAATGCTGGATAGTATTCCTGCAGAATTATATAGCTGGCTAGCAGAAAAATGTCTTGAATACGGTGCAAAAATCGTCGGTCTCAAATGCGCACATAAAGGATTCTATCTGCGTACTTCGGATGAACAAACTTTATCGAAAATCGGATTCGCGAAACCCAATAATCTTAAAACCTGGGCAAATCGAGAACTCTGGGAACCGAGTTTCCATGTCGAACCGATAGCGAGTGCAACCGGCTCCGGCGATTCAGCTATTGCAGGATTTCTCGCGGCATATTTGCGTGGGAAAACAATTGAAGTGACACTCCGTTACGCCTGCGCGGTCGGCGGAGATAACCTCTATGCGTTAGATGCATTAAGTAGTATCAGAAATTGGCAGGAAACAACGCGGCAGATTCAATCAGGATGGAAGAAGAATAAACTGATAATTAAAACCGCCGGTTGGAAATACGACAACCGAAACCAGCTATGGTATGGTCCGAATGATAGAACATCTTAA